Proteins from a single region of Pseudomonas sp. BSw22131:
- a CDS encoding AsmA family protein codes for MTRSRKIFAWTGAILVLLIAILIIVIATFDWNRIKPTLNEKVSEALHRPFAINGNLAVNWSREPEEGGWRAWIPWPRMSAEDITLGNPEWSKTPQMVTLKRIEFRLSPLPLLTQTISIPRIDLTEPDAKLERLADGRANWVFDFPKSDPNAEPSKWVMDIGSIKFDKGLVGYNDQKLNTQIDVVIDPLGKPIPFSDIVGSGEAKKVQDKGASAQDYAFGFTAKGQYHGQKLNGSGKVGGLLALKDAALPFPVQADVSAGKTRVAVAGTVTDPQNLGELDLRLKLSGDSLGNLYPLTGVTLPDSPPYSTDGRLIAHLHDAAGASFKYQGFNGKIGDSDIHGDLSFVASQPRPKLTGALVSNQLLMADLKPLIGADSNAEQKSRGGASKQPADKVLPVEEFKTDRWSAMDADVELTGKKIVQSADLPFSDLYTHVVLDNGQLSLEPLRFGVAGGKLDADIRLNGRVQPLEGRAKLSARNFKLKQLFPTFEPMKTSFGELNGDADISGRGNSVAALLGSSNGELKMLVNDGAVSRSLMEIAGLNVGNYVVGRLFGDKDVKINCAATSLGIKDGLATTKLSVFDTENAIIYIDGTANLKTEQLDMKITPESKGFRVFSLRSPLYVRGAFAKPSAGVESGPLLLRGAGMVLLGATVGPAAALLALVAPSSGDQNQCAPLLEQMRSGKAPKTVK; via the coding sequence ATGACGCGTAGCCGTAAGATTTTTGCCTGGACGGGCGCCATTCTGGTGCTGCTGATTGCCATCCTGATCATTGTAATCGCCACGTTTGACTGGAACAGGATCAAGCCGACACTCAATGAGAAGGTGTCAGAAGCATTGCACCGACCGTTCGCTATCAACGGCAATCTGGCAGTGAACTGGAGCCGGGAGCCCGAAGAAGGCGGCTGGCGCGCATGGATACCGTGGCCGCGCATGTCGGCTGAAGACATCACGCTGGGTAACCCGGAGTGGTCCAAGACCCCGCAAATGGTCACTCTCAAACGCATCGAGTTTCGTTTGTCGCCGCTCCCGCTGCTGACGCAGACCATCTCCATCCCCCGGATCGATCTGACAGAGCCCGATGCAAAGCTTGAGCGCCTGGCAGATGGCCGCGCCAACTGGGTGTTCGATTTCCCGAAAAGCGACCCGAATGCCGAACCTTCGAAGTGGGTCATGGACATTGGCTCAATCAAGTTCGACAAGGGGCTGGTGGGTTACAACGACCAAAAACTGAATACCCAGATTGATGTGGTAATCGATCCGCTGGGCAAGCCGATTCCGTTCAGCGACATCGTGGGCAGCGGTGAAGCGAAGAAGGTTCAGGACAAGGGCGCATCGGCGCAGGACTACGCGTTTGGCTTTACGGCGAAAGGTCAGTACCACGGGCAGAAGCTCAACGGCAGCGGCAAGGTCGGTGGACTGCTGGCGCTGAAGGACGCCGCACTGCCGTTTCCAGTGCAGGCCGATGTGAGTGCAGGAAAAACGCGCGTCGCAGTGGCGGGTACGGTGACCGATCCGCAAAATCTTGGTGAGCTTGATCTTCGCTTGAAGCTGTCTGGCGACAGCCTGGGCAACTTGTATCCGCTGACTGGCGTGACACTGCCGGATTCGCCGCCGTATTCCACGGACGGTCGTTTGATCGCACATTTGCACGACGCTGCCGGCGCTTCGTTCAAGTACCAAGGCTTCAACGGCAAGATCGGTGACAGTGACATTCACGGCGATTTGAGCTTCGTCGCCAGCCAGCCGCGTCCCAAGCTGACCGGGGCGCTGGTTTCCAATCAACTGCTGATGGCCGACCTCAAGCCGCTGATCGGTGCCGACTCCAACGCGGAACAGAAAAGCCGTGGTGGTGCGAGCAAACAACCCGCTGACAAAGTGCTGCCAGTCGAAGAATTCAAGACTGACCGCTGGAGCGCAATGGATGCCGACGTTGAGCTCACCGGCAAGAAAATCGTACAAAGCGCAGATCTGCCATTCAGCGATTTGTACACCCACGTGGTGCTCGATAACGGCCAGCTAAGCCTTGAGCCGCTGCGATTCGGCGTGGCCGGCGGCAAGCTTGATGCGGATATTCGCCTGAACGGTCGCGTGCAACCGCTTGAAGGCCGGGCAAAGTTGAGCGCGCGTAACTTCAAGCTCAAGCAACTGTTCCCGACGTTCGAGCCCATGAAAACCAGCTTCGGCGAGTTGAATGGCGACGCCGACATCAGCGGCAGGGGGAATTCGGTTGCAGCGCTGTTGGGCAGCTCCAACGGTGAGTTGAAGATGTTGGTCAACGATGGTGCGGTCAGTCGCAGCCTGATGGAAATTGCGGGTCTGAACGTCGGTAATTACGTAGTAGGCCGCCTGTTCGGCGACAAAGACGTGAAAATCAACTGCGCGGCCACGAGCCTCGGCATCAAGGACGGTTTGGCTACCACCAAGTTGTCGGTGTTCGATACCGAGAACGCGATCATTTACATCGACGGCACCGCGAACCTCAAGACAGAGCAACTGGACATGAAAATCACACCGGAATCGAAAGGGTTCCGGGTGTTCTCACTGCGCTCGCCGCTTTATGTGCGCGGCGCGTTCGCCAAGCCCAGTGCAGGTGTCGAGTCCGGGCCGCTGCTCCTTCGCGGCGCCGGGATGGTGCTTCTGGGCGCAACCGTTGGGCCAGCGGCAGCCTTGCTCGCATTGGTCGCACCGAGCAGTGGCGATCAAAACCAGTGCGCGCCATTGCTGGAGCAGATGCGCTCGGGCAAAGCGCCGAAGACGGTTAAGTAA
- a CDS encoding ferritin-like domain-containing protein, protein MTELSSVSELRQRARQNVENGAVTESYSADRETILRLLNESLATEWVCVLRYKRHYYMAKGVKAHVAAEEFLEHATQEAQHADKLAERIVQLGGEPELNPDLLSKNSHAQYVAGNTLKEMITEDLVAERIAIDSYREIIQYIGDKDPTTRRLFEEILEQEEEHADDMADLLDGV, encoded by the coding sequence ATGACCGAACTATCGAGTGTGAGTGAACTGCGCCAGCGAGCGCGCCAAAACGTGGAAAATGGTGCGGTGACTGAGAGCTACAGCGCCGACCGTGAAACCATCTTGCGCCTGCTGAACGAGTCGCTGGCCACTGAGTGGGTGTGCGTTCTGCGCTACAAACGCCATTACTACATGGCCAAGGGTGTAAAAGCCCACGTCGCTGCCGAGGAGTTTCTGGAGCATGCAACCCAAGAGGCTCAGCACGCCGACAAGCTGGCCGAACGTATTGTGCAATTGGGTGGCGAGCCGGAACTCAACCCGGACCTGCTGTCGAAAAACTCGCACGCGCAGTACGTTGCAGGCAACACGCTTAAAGAGATGATCACCGAAGACCTGGTGGCAGAGCGTATCGCCATCGACAGCTATCGCGAGATCATCCAGTACATCGGCGACAAGGACCCGACCACACGCCGCCTGTTCGAAGAAATCCTGGAACAGGAAGAAGAGCACGCCGACGACATGGCCGACCTGCTAGACGGCGTCTGA
- a CDS encoding small membrane protein YohP, whose amino-acid sequence MQRLKSFIGFIHGTRWNNSTKRGRAVVVTSRRLKIQWRARMLKFLGGTVGIIFIIGLIVVIALFKLVF is encoded by the coding sequence GTGCAGCGACTGAAAAGTTTTATCGGATTTATCCATGGGACCCGATGGAATAATTCAACGAAACGAGGGCGTGCGGTCGTGGTCACAAGCAGGAGACTGAAAATTCAATGGAGAGCACGCATGCTTAAGTTTCTTGGTGGTACCGTCGGCATCATTTTCATCATTGGCCTGATCGTGGTGATTGCCCTGTTCAAGCTGGTGTTCTAA
- the osmE gene encoding osmotically-inducible lipoprotein OsmE: MYKRSLAVVFAVAALAGCASTTAPNPVDYVTYRNQPLVKQVEEGMTKEQVLTIGGSPSTTVQRKAHPGTCNNYVLNREGHQQPYYVTFDNNGRVNSKGFMTCEQRDANERAM; encoded by the coding sequence ATGTACAAGCGATCCTTGGCAGTCGTGTTTGCGGTAGCCGCGTTGGCAGGTTGTGCTTCGACTACAGCGCCAAACCCGGTGGACTACGTGACCTATCGCAACCAGCCATTGGTTAAGCAAGTCGAAGAAGGCATGACCAAAGAACAGGTCCTGACCATTGGCGGCTCACCATCGACCACTGTTCAGCGCAAGGCGCATCCAGGGACTTGCAACAACTACGTCCTCAATCGCGAAGGCCATCAGCAGCCTTACTACGTGACGTTCGACAACAACGGTCGCGTCAACAGCAAGGGTTTCATGACCTGCGAACAACGCGACGCCAACGAACGCGCGATGTAA